A genomic region of Bradyrhizobium sp. ORS 278 contains the following coding sequences:
- a CDS encoding acetyl-CoA C-acetyltransferase — protein sequence MVDALIIDACRTPRGIGKAGKGALAGLHPQHLGATVLRALAERTGIDTGDVDDIIWGCSSQRGPQSGDLGRMSALDAGYDIRASGVTLDRFCGSGITSVNIAAAQIMAGQEDLVVAGGCEMMSMEGRRGEGPLMMDAGNLHLRALHPQSHQGVCADAIATMEGITRSDVDALGLESQKRAAAAIAGGHFKKSLVPVHREDGSLALDHEEYPRPQTTAEALAGLKPAFPAIADYALDDKGTTYRNLILQRYPGLDIQFVHHAGNSSGVVDGAAAILLASPSYAKAHGLKPRARVVAMANMGDDPTLMLNAPVPATRKVLAKAGLTIDDIDLFEINEAFAVVAEKYIRDLKLDRAKVNVNGGSIALGHPIGATGSILIGTLLDELERRDLKRGLVTMCAAGGMAPAIIIERV from the coding sequence ATGGTCGACGCACTCATCATCGATGCCTGCAGGACCCCGCGAGGTATCGGCAAGGCCGGCAAGGGGGCGCTGGCCGGTCTGCATCCGCAGCATCTCGGCGCCACCGTGCTGCGTGCGCTGGCCGAGCGCACCGGCATCGACACCGGCGATGTCGACGACATCATCTGGGGCTGCTCGTCGCAGCGCGGACCGCAGAGCGGCGATCTCGGCCGCATGTCGGCGCTCGATGCCGGCTATGACATCCGCGCCTCCGGCGTCACGCTCGACCGCTTCTGCGGCTCCGGCATCACCAGCGTCAACATTGCGGCTGCCCAGATCATGGCCGGGCAGGAGGATCTCGTCGTCGCCGGCGGCTGCGAGATGATGTCCATGGAAGGTCGGCGCGGCGAGGGGCCGCTGATGATGGATGCCGGCAATCTGCATCTCCGCGCGCTGCACCCGCAGTCGCACCAGGGCGTTTGCGCGGACGCCATCGCCACCATGGAAGGCATCACGCGGTCCGATGTCGATGCGCTCGGGCTGGAGAGCCAGAAGCGGGCGGCGGCGGCGATCGCGGGCGGGCACTTCAAGAAGAGCCTGGTGCCGGTGCATCGCGAGGACGGCAGCCTCGCGCTCGATCACGAGGAGTATCCCCGGCCGCAGACCACGGCCGAGGCGCTCGCCGGCTTGAAGCCGGCGTTCCCCGCGATCGCCGACTATGCGCTGGACGACAAGGGCACGACCTACCGCAACCTGATCCTGCAGCGCTACCCGGGTCTCGATATTCAGTTCGTGCACCACGCCGGCAACTCCTCCGGCGTCGTCGACGGCGCCGCGGCGATCCTGCTGGCCTCGCCGTCCTACGCCAAGGCGCACGGCCTGAAGCCGCGGGCGCGAGTGGTGGCGATGGCCAATATGGGCGACGACCCGACGCTGATGCTTAACGCCCCGGTGCCGGCGACCCGTAAGGTGCTCGCCAAGGCCGGGCTGACCATCGACGACATCGACCTGTTCGAGATCAACGAGGCCTTCGCCGTCGTGGCCGAGAAGTACATCCGCGACCTCAAGCTCGACCGCGCCAAGGTCAACGTCAACGGCGGCTCGATTGCGCTCGGGCATCCGATCGGCGCCACCGGTTCCATCCTGATCGGAACGCTGCTCGACGAGCTGGAGCGGCGCGACCTCAAGCGCGGCTTGGTGACGATGTGTGCCGCCGGCGGCATGGCTCCGGCGATCATCATCGAGCGCGTCTGA